In Gossypium raimondii isolate GPD5lz chromosome 12, ASM2569854v1, whole genome shotgun sequence, a single window of DNA contains:
- the LOC105762704 gene encoding uncharacterized protein LOC105762704 — translation MSSIMQSFQKSRSLPLSQTQSKEQAALPALRRRLSSLSLKLHPSISSPSAPSWAFPRSKSLSSMGDYAGSSIRKWWDWGWSWVLSRKPMFAQDLEMNEEETRVLGCHNKGSWRHVFYKLRSEIKKRMGSDKVGLPQTCRCDSLSYSKNFGVGNKIYG, via the coding sequence ATGAGCTCCATTATGCAGAGCTTTCAAAAGAGCCGATCACTCCCCCTCTCTCAAACTCAATCCAAAGAGCAAGCGGCATTGCCAGCCCTACGAAGAAGGCTTTCCTCTTTGTCTCTTAAATTACATCCTTCCATCTCTTCGCCATCAGCGCCGTCATGGGCCTTCCCCAGATCCAAGTCTTTGTCTTCCATGGGAGACTATGCTGGTAGCTCCATCAGGAAATGGTGGGACTGGGGATGGTCTTGGGTTCTTTCCAGAAAACCCATGTTTGCTCAAGACcttgaaatgaatgaagaagAAACTAGGGTTCTAGGATGCCACAACAAAGGCAGCTGGAGGCATGTTTTCTACAAGCTAAGATCCGAGATCAAGAAACGCATGGGATCTGACAAAGTTGGCCTCCCACAAACTTGCAGGTGCGATTCTTTATCCTACTCCAAGAATTTTGGGGTTGGAAACAAAATCTACGGTTGA
- the LOC105762700 gene encoding calcium-dependent protein kinase 26, protein MRLHYCMRLHYYIFLMGNTCRGSGQLHQGFSEPEERSSKQSYASSDHSTSDYSRSGLNDQQLAPQVIPKSTTKDANLVTTVPPKKENSMKRGFDHHVCHVLGHKTPNIRDLYTIGRKLGQGQFGTTYLCTEISTSFEYACKSICKRKLLSKEDVEDVRREIQIMHHLAGHKNIVTIKGAYEDTLYVHIVMELCSGGELFDRIIERGHYTERKAAALTKIIVGVVEACHSLGVMHRDLKPENFLLVNKDDDFSLKAIDFGLSVFFKPGQIFTDVVGSPYYVAPEVLLKHYGPEADVWTAGVILYILLSGVPPFWAETQQGIFDAVLKGNIDFDSDPWPVISDSAKDLIRKMLCSQPSERLTAHEVVCHPWISQNGVAPDRALDPAVLSRLKQFSAMNKLKKMALRVIAESLSEEEIAGLREMFTAMDTDNSGAITFDELKAGLRRYGSTLKDTEIRDLMNAADVDNSGSIDYGEFIAATVHLNKLEREEHLVAAFKYFDKDNSGYITVDELQQACAEHNITDVLLEDIIREVDQDNDGRIDYGEFVAMMQKDNSGIGRRTMRNSLNLSMRDPVGAQ, encoded by the exons ATGAGATTACATTATTGCATGAGATTacattattacatttttttgaTGGGAAACACATGCCGAGGATCCGGCCAACTCCATCAGGGCTTCAGTGAGCCCGAGGAACGTTCTTCCAAACAGAGCTACGCTTCTTCAGACCATTCCACCTCTGATTATTCCCGTTCCGGCTTAAATGATCAACAACTTGCTCCCCAAGTTATCCCCAAATCGACCACAAAAGATGCCAATTTGGTTACCACTGTCCCCCCCAAGAAAGAGAACTCCATGAAGCGTGGCTTTGATCACCATGTTTGTCATGTTCTGGGTCATAAGACCCCCAACATCCGTGACCTATACACCATCGGTCGCAAGTTAGGACAAGGTCAGTTCGGGACTACTTACTTATGCACTGAGATTTCGACCAGCTTCGAGTATGCCTGCAAGTCCATATGCAAAAGGAAGTTGCTTTCAAAGGAGGACGTGGAGGATGTTAGGAGGGAGATTCAAATAATGCACCATTTGGCTGGTCACAAGAATATTGTCACCATCAAAGGTGCATATGAGGACACTTTATATGTGCATATTGTGATGGAGCTTTGCTCTGGAGGTGAATTGTTTGATCGAATCATCGAAAGAGGGCATTACACCGAGAGGAAGGCGGCTGCGTTGACAAAGATCATTGTTGGGGTTGTCGAGGCATGCCATTCACTCGGGGTTATGCATCGCGATTTAAAGCCTGAGAATTTCTTGTTAGTTAACAAGGATGATGATTTCTCGCTCAAGGCCATTGATTTTGGACTATCAGTGTTCTTTAAACCTG GCCAAATTTTTACTGATGTGGTTGGAAGCCCGTATTATGTCGCCCCAGAAGTACTCCTCAAGCATTACGGACCGGAGGCTGATGTATGGACTGCAGGAGTTATACTCTACATATTGCTAAGTGGCGTCCCACCATTTTGGGCCG AAACACAACAAGGAATATTTGATGCCGTGTTAAAAGGAAATATTGACTTCGATTCAGACCCATGGCCGGTAATATCTGATAGCGCAAAGGACTTAATACGGAAGATGCTATGCTCCCAACCTTCAGAACGGCTAACTGCTCATGAAGTAGTAT GTCATCCATGGATTTCCCAAAACGGGGTTGCCCCAGATAGGGCACTGGATCCTGCCGTACTTTCTCGTCTCAAGCAATTCTCGGCAATGAACAAACTAAAGAAGATGGCTTTACGG GTAATAGCTGAAAGTCTATCCGAGGAGGAGATTGCCggtttgagagaaatgtttacAGCTATGGATACTGATAACAGTGGAGCAATCACATTTGATGAACTCAAAGCTGGTTTACGAAGATATGGCTCTACCTTGAAGGATACTGAAATCCGAGACCTTATGAATGCA GCTGATGTCGACAATAGCGGGAGCATCGATTACGGGGAGTTCATAGCTGCAACGGTTCACCTTAATAAACTAGAGCGTGAAGAACATCTTGTTGCGGCATTCAAATACTTTGATAAGGACAACAGTGGCTACATCACGGTCGATGAACTTCAGCAAGCCTGTGCCGAGCATAACATAACAGATGTTTTGCTGGAGGATATAATCAGAGAAGTTGATCAAGATAAT GACGGAAGAATCGACTACGGCGAATTCGTAGCCATGATGCAAAAAGACAATTCAGGAATCGGAAGACGAACCATGCGGAACAGTCTAAATTTGAGCATGAGAGATCCAGTAGGTGCTCAATAA